In the genome of Hyphobacterium sp. CCMP332, one region contains:
- a CDS encoding gliding motility-associated C-terminal domain-containing protein, whose amino-acid sequence MTYKRTIKHITILSTLLLVIQGSLFGQGYPSLDCSTALRLCNTTNRNDTIQAPFTGVGFDDLAGGDSVCWASGENRPFWYKFTVANTGPFEMTIDDNVFFGGAPLALSFANNWAIYDVTGGCNIGPSTQVACLDNGGNTGPTGIRNSPPNARFIAPINLTAGRTYALVIDLGTGFIAGFDIFIELSFNDSGLPGAVDFSSLNANFTVSDDTACVGQVVNFTDITSGGDPPYLYSWDFGDGTGTSTLANPNYAYTANGSYTVSLTVDNDTNLTCTSVVNQTMVVQDVVVTLDPVPDQCPNSPPVTLTGNPVGGIFSGPGVVGNTFDPSIVGTGTYLITYNYTDPNGCTNSDNISIDVLTPVVLTVDKASETICESIDTAVFTAGGATSYQWFEVGNPAVLSTSNVFSISPNTTTQYAVRGENAAGCAEFDTVTVFVNPPPTVNITASSNPICFGNSATLTASGANTYQWFEVGNAIAISTSAAINVSPATSTDYLVIGTTTATGCFDSTIITLTVNPLPTVGASADINPICPGGTSTLTGSGANTYQWFEVGNAVAISTSPSVAVSPGVSTDYIVIGTNTTTGCFDSAFITVNVNAAVTVNITAGSNPICQGESTNLTASGADTYEWFEVGNATAIGTSSVISVSPIVNTDYIAVGTATVSGCIDTAFITLNVNASPPVAITPSSNPICNGESTSLTASGADTYQWFEVGNAVSFSSSSVVNVSPTINTDYFVIGTETATGCFDTAFISITVNPLPSVNSSADLNPICLGQTSNLTGSGADTYQWFEVGNGTAISTTANVSVSPVVSTNYFVVGNLTATGCFDTSFITINVNANPLVSITAGSNPICLGDTTNLNAAGADTYQWFEVGNAISIGSGTVLSVSPALTTDYLLVGTATATGCIDSATITLTVNPLPNVNAVASSNPICLGESSTLTASGADTYLWFEVGNAVSFSSSAIVNVSPAASTDYFVIGNETATGCSDSAFITITVNPIPNVNAIADVNPICPGDTSNLTASGADTYQWFEVGNAVAISTSSTVAVNPASNTDYFVIGTNTLTSCFDTAFITVNVNPAVNVNITAATNPICQGETTTLTASGADTYIWFEVGNATSIGSGANLNVSPASNTDYIAIGTITATGCFDSAFFTLNVDPLPTVNSSASVNPICFGESTNLSASGTDTYQWFEVGIAVPISTSPNVSVSPASSTDYFVIGTQTSTGCFDTSFITINVNPLPNVTASADANPICIGSSSNLSAAGADTYLWFEVGNAVSIGNTSTINVSPAASTDYIVVGTNTLSGCFDSAFISISVVPGINPTVSIAFNPDTTCFGDTTFFTTIVTGSGISPTFQWLVNNISQVGFTTSTFFSNSLNPGDEVKVLMTSSEPCATGIARDSLNPLILTNLSTAVSLSQSPSPVCFGDSTAFIASPTNGGSNPVYSWTINGSPQAGITGDSLISNSVNNGDLVAVQMSSSEICNTGPASANISANINPTVNPTVSLIQSPSPSCIGDTALFTASFSGGGSSPVFAWTVNGSPQAGFTGSTFFSTALSNGDLVEVTLTSSEICSSGPVSSNLAASITSNVNPSVSIVQSPNPVCSGDTVIFSTISSGEGSSPTFQWSINTIVQIGETGPSLTSTTINDNDLIEVLLTSSASCATGTANSNLNASVVTSVSPNVSLVQNPSSACSGSNIDIIASQSGGGLSPVFAWTVNGTPQATSGNVLSSTSFNNGDSVDVIMTSSSSCAIPTTANASLVVNLTGNITPSVSLSQIPSSICNGDSVRFSAVPTSGGLTPFYNWFVNGVPQATNIDFIEGNTFVNGDQVIVELVSSEICATSTAFDTILVNSVASIVTNLDSIVYDVNPVCSGTALGFKAYVSGQGISPLYTWEVNGIDQSVNSDSINLNNLSNGDSIRFTVASSSSCAAPGIDDSVFVINSVFDLQPFITVIQPSACGSGNGIITVDSVNLGSGSYQYLINSVDSFTNSFSGLGSGAYLITINDLVSTCSFDTTISINVAGAISASVSTTPTLCSGLNNGQAQFLSLSGGSGFYEFSIDTGATWQNSNVFNSLAPGNYLGIVRDSLDPTCTFQLNFFIGSSFNVSAIIQVDKETSCGANDAVINILSVSGGTSPYQFILLDSIGDTLEPIQPITSSVDSLSPGNYTLVILDANGCQISINIIINGLIAPTATPIEVQAVSCFGGNDGSIALSNSQGGSGTYLYSIDGGTFQADTLFNNLLAGNHVLSIRDVSTLCTSNYNFVQSQPDSMQLFATITPPTNCSSNNGIINIDSVLGGNGSPYTFVLNGNTVSSPITGLDDGFYTLIVSDNSSCTDTNSINITVSGSGAPNISVQNIDCFGDTSGILSIDTVIGGTAPFQFSLDNVIFDTTRTFTGLSSGNGVLFMEDASGCLTTVPYFISENPEITANITAADISDCNLTDGSLSISNISGGQPNYVVQLNGNSQANIPPAITVFNNLDNGVYTIQILDQLNCVAEFTDTIFAPNNIVIGNIIRTNPICYGANSGSVELTGISGGVTPYSFALNGNPVPSNPIGGLFADSTYTITVIDNDNCDVSVDVSLVQPDSLSFDLNITGNADCGENTGSVLVLNPIGGDGNYVYEIIGAAGQQSSTLFDSLSAGNYNLLMSDGNNCQQVRAFQITGTALLNYSVSANSITCNGSDDASIAISGLQNGFAPFAVSFDNGIQFLPGTFSSDTTFNQIAEGLYDIVIRDSLNCLYNFGSTIEITEPDAIVAEIENITMTIEDSSTGRVAIYDVVGGTEPYTLSFDGDPAFNLILNPNTQAFDTVLEKISEGIHNIRINDSRNCTESFEVYVEAYEFANRFTIPNIFTPNQDGYNDYFVIPKLPSGSKLKIFEKSGRPVYSSDDYQNDWDGEGYADGTYFYTLEIPNQGIFKGFIEIFR is encoded by the coding sequence ATGACATATAAACGTACTATTAAGCATATTACTATCTTGTCAACGCTTCTCCTTGTCATTCAGGGTTCCCTTTTTGGCCAGGGTTATCCGTCTCTGGATTGTTCGACGGCATTAAGATTATGTAATACTACCAACAGGAATGATACAATTCAGGCTCCATTTACAGGTGTAGGCTTTGATGATCTGGCTGGAGGCGACTCCGTTTGCTGGGCTTCAGGTGAAAATAGACCCTTTTGGTACAAGTTCACTGTGGCCAATACAGGCCCTTTTGAAATGACTATTGATGACAATGTTTTTTTCGGTGGTGCTCCACTTGCACTTAGTTTTGCCAATAATTGGGCTATTTACGATGTCACCGGTGGTTGCAATATTGGTCCTTCAACTCAGGTGGCCTGTTTGGATAATGGCGGAAATACCGGGCCCACTGGAATTAGAAACAGCCCTCCTAATGCGCGTTTCATTGCCCCAATTAACTTAACCGCAGGTAGAACTTATGCCCTTGTAATTGATCTTGGAACTGGTTTTATAGCCGGATTTGACATTTTCATCGAGTTGAGTTTTAATGACTCCGGATTACCCGGTGCAGTAGATTTTTCTAGTTTAAACGCCAATTTTACAGTTTCTGATGACACGGCCTGCGTCGGACAGGTAGTGAATTTTACAGACATTACAAGCGGAGGAGACCCACCTTATTTGTACAGTTGGGATTTTGGAGACGGAACAGGGACTTCTACTCTGGCAAATCCAAATTATGCTTATACTGCCAATGGCTCTTACACTGTTAGCCTTACTGTAGATAATGATACCAATCTTACCTGTACAAGTGTTGTAAATCAAACCATGGTAGTTCAAGATGTTGTGGTTACTTTGGATCCTGTCCCTGACCAATGTCCAAACAGTCCTCCTGTTACTTTAACAGGGAATCCTGTAGGTGGGATTTTCAGCGGGCCTGGGGTTGTAGGAAATACATTTGATCCTTCTATTGTTGGCACGGGTACTTACCTTATTACATACAATTATACTGACCCAAATGGCTGTACAAATTCCGATAATATTTCAATCGATGTATTAACACCGGTTGTGCTCACGGTTGATAAGGCATCTGAAACAATTTGTGAATCAATAGATACTGCTGTTTTTACCGCCGGTGGTGCAACATCCTACCAGTGGTTTGAAGTTGGTAACCCGGCTGTTCTCTCTACAAGTAATGTGTTTTCAATTTCACCTAATACTACTACTCAATACGCTGTAAGGGGTGAAAATGCAGCCGGTTGCGCCGAATTTGATACGGTTACTGTTTTTGTCAATCCACCTCCTACTGTTAATATTACAGCATCATCGAATCCAATTTGCTTTGGCAACAGCGCTACCTTAACAGCCTCCGGTGCCAATACCTATCAGTGGTTTGAAGTAGGAAATGCCATCGCCATTTCTACATCAGCAGCAATTAATGTTTCTCCGGCTACAAGCACCGATTATTTGGTCATTGGAACGACTACCGCAACTGGATGTTTTGATTCAACTATTATAACCTTAACGGTAAATCCATTGCCCACAGTAGGTGCTAGCGCAGATATTAACCCGATTTGTCCGGGTGGAACAAGCACATTAACCGGATCAGGTGCAAATACCTATCAATGGTTTGAAGTTGGAAATGCTGTCGCCATTTCTACATCGCCAAGTGTAGCTGTAAGCCCGGGAGTAAGCACAGACTATATTGTAATTGGTACCAACACCACGACTGGTTGTTTTGATTCTGCATTCATTACTGTAAATGTAAATGCAGCAGTAACCGTAAATATTACAGCAGGGTCAAATCCGATTTGTCAGGGTGAAAGCACCAATTTAACTGCTTCAGGAGCCGATACTTACGAATGGTTTGAAGTAGGAAATGCAACAGCCATTGGTACAAGTTCAGTCATTAGTGTTTCTCCAATTGTAAATACAGATTATATAGCAGTTGGAACGGCCACTGTAAGCGGTTGTATAGATACTGCTTTTATTACCTTAAATGTGAATGCGAGCCCTCCGGTTGCTATCACTCCATCGTCTAATCCCATTTGCAATGGCGAAAGTACCAGTCTAACCGCTTCCGGTGCGGATACCTATCAGTGGTTTGAAGTTGGAAACGCCGTGTCTTTCTCAAGTTCTTCAGTTGTGAATGTCAGTCCTACAATAAATACCGATTATTTTGTAATTGGAACAGAGACTGCTACAGGTTGCTTTGACACTGCATTTATCTCAATAACCGTAAATCCACTGCCGAGTGTCAATAGCAGCGCAGATTTAAATCCAATTTGCCTTGGTCAAACAAGTAATTTAACAGGAAGCGGAGCGGATACCTATCAATGGTTTGAAGTTGGTAATGGCACGGCTATATCAACGACTGCTAATGTTTCTGTTAGCCCGGTTGTAAGTACGAATTATTTTGTTGTTGGAAACCTGACAGCCACGGGTTGTTTTGACACCAGTTTTATTACGATAAATGTTAACGCAAACCCGCTCGTCAGCATTACTGCAGGTTCTAATCCTATTTGTTTAGGTGATACCACCAATTTAAATGCCGCTGGAGCAGATACTTATCAATGGTTTGAGGTTGGAAATGCAATAAGCATAGGTAGCGGTACTGTACTTTCTGTATCTCCGGCATTGACAACGGACTATTTGCTCGTTGGTACGGCGACAGCCACAGGTTGTATTGACTCGGCCACAATTACATTGACGGTAAATCCTCTTCCAAATGTTAATGCAGTAGCAAGCAGCAACCCTATTTGTTTGGGAGAAAGCAGCACTTTAACAGCTTCAGGGGCTGATACCTATTTATGGTTCGAAGTGGGTAATGCTGTAAGTTTTTCTTCCTCTGCCATAGTGAATGTGAGCCCTGCAGCCAGCACAGATTATTTCGTCATTGGTAATGAAACTGCCACAGGATGCTCGGATTCGGCATTTATTACTATCACCGTTAACCCAATTCCAAATGTAAATGCAATTGCTGATGTCAATCCAATTTGTCCCGGGGACACCTCTAATTTAACTGCTTCAGGTGCCGATACTTATCAGTGGTTTGAAGTTGGGAATGCTGTTGCTATTTCAACCTCGTCTACTGTAGCCGTAAATCCGGCTTCGAATACCGATTATTTTGTAATAGGTACTAATACTTTGACCTCTTGTTTTGATACTGCTTTTATTACTGTAAATGTGAATCCAGCGGTTAATGTTAATATTACTGCCGCAACTAATCCAATTTGCCAGGGTGAAACGACAACTCTTACGGCTTCGGGTGCAGATACTTACATTTGGTTTGAAGTTGGGAATGCTACAAGTATCGGCTCAGGTGCCAATTTAAATGTTTCACCGGCATCAAATACTGATTATATCGCAATAGGTACAATAACCGCTACCGGTTGTTTTGACTCTGCATTTTTTACTTTAAATGTTGATCCATTGCCAACGGTGAACAGCAGTGCCAGTGTTAACCCGATTTGTTTTGGCGAAAGTACAAATCTCAGTGCCAGCGGAACTGACACATATCAATGGTTTGAAGTTGGAATCGCGGTACCAATATCTACAAGTCCTAATGTTAGCGTATCTCCTGCAAGCAGCACCGATTATTTTGTAATTGGTACACAGACCTCTACCGGTTGTTTTGACACATCATTTATTACTATTAATGTTAATCCGCTTCCAAACGTAACTGCGAGCGCTGATGCCAATCCAATTTGTATTGGAAGCAGCTCAAATCTTAGCGCAGCCGGAGCCGATACATATTTGTGGTTTGAAGTTGGGAATGCTGTTTCAATAGGTAATACTTCAACCATTAATGTGAGTCCGGCAGCAAGTACTGACTATATAGTAGTGGGTACAAATACATTGAGTGGTTGCTTCGATTCAGCTTTTATTAGCATTTCTGTTGTTCCCGGAATAAATCCAACTGTGAGTATTGCATTTAATCCGGATACTACGTGTTTTGGAGATACCACATTTTTTACAACCATTGTTACTGGTTCCGGAATAAGTCCGACTTTTCAATGGTTGGTAAATAATATTAGCCAGGTCGGGTTTACCACTTCTACATTTTTTAGCAACAGTTTGAATCCCGGTGATGAAGTAAAAGTTTTAATGACGTCTTCAGAACCATGCGCCACAGGAATTGCAAGGGACAGCTTAAATCCTCTGATCCTCACTAATTTGAGTACAGCAGTTAGTCTGAGTCAATCTCCATCCCCTGTCTGTTTTGGTGATTCAACAGCATTTATTGCCAGTCCAACAAATGGCGGTAGCAATCCTGTTTACTCATGGACCATAAATGGCAGCCCTCAAGCAGGAATTACGGGTGATTCATTGATTTCAAATTCTGTCAATAATGGAGATCTAGTTGCTGTTCAAATGAGCTCTTCAGAAATATGTAATACAGGTCCCGCCTCAGCCAATATAAGTGCGAATATCAATCCAACAGTTAATCCAACGGTAAGTTTAATTCAAAGCCCAAGCCCATCCTGTATTGGTGATACAGCTTTATTTACGGCAAGTTTTAGCGGAGGAGGCTCTAGTCCCGTATTTGCATGGACTGTAAATGGCAGTCCTCAAGCCGGCTTTACCGGAAGTACATTTTTTAGCACTGCATTGAGTAATGGTGATTTGGTAGAAGTAACATTGACATCGAGTGAAATATGCTCGAGTGGCCCCGTTAGTTCAAATTTAGCCGCGAGTATAACCAGTAATGTCAATCCAAGTGTTTCCATAGTGCAATCACCAAATCCTGTTTGCAGTGGTGATACGGTTATCTTTTCTACAATCTCATCAGGTGAGGGCTCTTCCCCTACTTTCCAATGGAGCATAAATACGATTGTTCAGATTGGAGAAACAGGCCCATCTTTAACTTCAACTACAATTAATGATAATGATCTGATTGAAGTATTGCTGACTTCCTCGGCTTCATGTGCCACCGGAACCGCCAATTCAAATTTAAATGCCTCTGTAGTTACCAGCGTTAGCCCTAATGTTTCTTTAGTACAAAATCCATCGAGTGCCTGCAGCGGAAGCAATATCGATATAATCGCCAGTCAAAGCGGAGGAGGATTAAGCCCTGTATTTGCCTGGACAGTCAATGGTACGCCACAGGCAACAAGCGGTAATGTCTTGAGCAGTACTTCATTTAATAATGGCGATAGCGTAGATGTTATTATGACCTCAAGTTCATCCTGCGCCATCCCAACTACGGCCAATGCAAGTCTTGTAGTCAACCTCACCGGAAATATCACACCATCAGTTAGCCTGAGCCAAATACCATCAAGCATTTGCAATGGTGATTCGGTTAGATTTAGTGCTGTTCCTACCTCTGGAGGACTAACACCATTTTATAACTGGTTTGTAAATGGAGTGCCTCAAGCTACTAACATTGACTTTATCGAAGGAAATACGTTTGTCAATGGCGATCAGGTGATAGTCGAACTGGTTTCCTCTGAAATTTGTGCGACCTCAACCGCTTTTGATACAATCTTGGTTAATAGCGTAGCTTCCATTGTGACAAATCTTGATTCAATTGTATACGATGTCAATCCGGTTTGTAGTGGCACGGCACTGGGCTTCAAGGCTTATGTTTCGGGTCAGGGTATTTCGCCATTGTATACCTGGGAGGTCAATGGAATTGATCAATCGGTAAATTCTGACAGCATAAATCTTAATAATTTATCAAATGGTGATTCAATTCGTTTTACGGTTGCATCATCTTCTTCCTGTGCTGCTCCGGGTATAGACGATAGTGTTTTTGTCATCAACTCTGTTTTTGATCTTCAGCCTTTTATTACCGTCATTCAACCAAGCGCCTGCGGATCGGGAAATGGAATTATCACTGTGGATTCGGTCAATCTGGGTTCCGGATCTTATCAATATTTGATAAACAGCGTTGACTCTTTCACTAATTCATTCAGCGGATTAGGCTCCGGAGCATATTTGATAACCATAAATGATCTGGTTTCAACTTGTAGTTTTGATACTACAATTAGCATTAATGTTGCAGGGGCTATTTCAGCTTCGGTTAGCACTACTCCTACCCTTTGCAGTGGATTAAACAATGGTCAGGCTCAATTCCTTTCTTTAAGCGGTGGTTCAGGGTTTTATGAGTTTTCAATTGATACCGGTGCAACATGGCAAAACAGCAATGTATTTAATAGTCTGGCACCGGGAAATTATTTAGGAATAGTTCGCGATAGCCTGGATCCTACTTGTACCTTCCAATTGAATTTTTTTATCGGAAGTTCCTTTAATGTTAGCGCAATTATTCAGGTAGATAAGGAAACGAGCTGTGGAGCAAATGATGCCGTTATTAACATTTTAAGTGTTTCCGGTGGTACTTCACCTTATCAATTTATTCTTCTCGACAGTATCGGAGATACCCTGGAACCAATTCAACCTATCACTTCTTCAGTGGATAGCCTATCGCCGGGAAATTATACTTTGGTCATTCTGGATGCCAATGGCTGTCAGATTTCGATCAACATTATCATCAATGGTTTGATTGCACCAACGGCGACACCAATAGAAGTTCAGGCCGTTAGTTGTTTTGGTGGAAATGATGGCTCAATAGCCCTTAGCAATTCTCAGGGAGGATCGGGTACCTATCTTTACAGCATTGATGGCGGTACATTCCAGGCCGATACCCTGTTTAATAATTTGCTCGCAGGAAATCACGTTCTGAGTATAAGAGATGTGAGTACGCTGTGTACTTCCAATTATAATTTTGTTCAGTCTCAGCCCGACTCCATGCAATTATTCGCTACAATTACTCCACCTACGAATTGTTCGAGTAATAACGGAATAATAAATATTGACTCAGTTTTAGGTGGAAATGGTTCTCCCTATACTTTTGTTTTGAATGGAAATACGGTAAGCAGCCCAATCACAGGATTAGACGATGGTTTTTATACATTGATTGTTTCTGATAATTCAAGTTGTACGGATACCAACTCAATTAATATCACCGTTTCCGGATCGGGAGCACCCAATATCAGTGTTCAAAATATTGATTGTTTTGGAGATACTAGCGGGATCTTAAGCATCGACACGGTAATAGGTGGTACAGCTCCTTTCCAATTTAGTTTAGACAATGTTATTTTCGATACTACCAGAACTTTTACAGGTCTAAGTAGTGGAAATGGCGTTTTATTTATGGAAGATGCCAGTGGCTGTCTTACAACCGTGCCTTATTTCATTAGCGAAAATCCCGAAATAACAGCAAATATCACTGCTGCCGATATCAGCGATTGCAATCTGACAGATGGAAGTTTAAGCATCAGCAATATTTCCGGTGGGCAACCGAATTACGTTGTACAATTAAATGGAAATAGTCAGGCAAACATTCCTCCTGCTATTACGGTTTTTAACAATCTCGACAATGGTGTTTATACCATTCAAATATTGGATCAGCTCAATTGTGTTGCTGAATTTACCGATACCATTTTTGCACCAAACAATATTGTAATTGGTAATATTATTCGAACAAATCCAATTTGCTATGGTGCAAACAGTGGTTCTGTTGAATTGACAGGCATAAGTGGCGGGGTAACTCCTTATTCATTTGCCTTAAATGGCAATCCTGTTCCTTCCAATCCTATTGGAGGTTTATTTGCAGATTCTACTTATACCATTACTGTAATTGATAATGACAATTGCGATGTGAGTGTCGATGTAAGCCTGGTTCAACCTGATTCATTATCCTTTGATCTAAATATTACAGGTAACGCGGATTGCGGTGAAAATACCGGTTCAGTGCTGGTTTTAAATCCAATCGGTGGGGATGGTAATTATGTTTATGAAATAATAGGAGCCGCCGGACAACAAAGCTCAACCTTGTTCGATAGCCTCAGTGCCGGTAATTACAATTTATTGATGAGTGATGGAAACAATTGTCAGCAAGTCAGAGCTTTCCAGATCACTGGTACTGCTCTATTGAATTATTCTGTTTCTGCAAATTCAATAACCTGTAATGGTTCTGATGATGCATCGATTGCAATTTCAGGTTTGCAAAATGGTTTTGCACCTTTTGCTGTGAGCTTTGATAATGGAATCCAATTTCTACCCGGAACATTTAGCTCTGATACCACTTTTAATCAGATTGCGGAAGGTTTATATGATATCGTAATACGCGATTCACTGAATTGCTTATACAACTTTGGATCCACTATTGAAATAACAGAACCGGACGCTATTGTAGCTGAGATAGAGAATATCACAATGACCATAGAAGACTCGTCAACAGGACGAGTGGCTATATACGATGTAGTCGGAGGAACAGAGCCTTATACACTGAGTTTTGATGGGGATCCGGCTTTCAATCTAATTCTGAATCCAAATACACAGGCCTTTGATACCGTGCTGGAAAAAATAAGTGAAGGAATTCACAACATACGCATAAATGATTCACGAAATTGTACAGAATCGTTTGAAGTCTATGTGGAAGCTTATGAATTTGCCAACAGATTCACCATTCCAAACATATTCACTCCAAACCAGGATGGATACAATGACTATTTTGTAATTCCAAAGCTTCCTTCCGGCAGCAAATTAAAAATATTTGAAAAATCCGGCCGGCCCGTATATAGTAGTGATGATTATCAAAACGACTGGGATGGCGAAGGCTATGCCGACGGTACCTATTTCTATACTCTGGAAATTCCAAATCAGGGAATATTCAAGGGATTTATTGAGATATTCAGATAG
- a CDS encoding acyl-CoA reductase, which yields MTKERLIHSFSQLGNTLQKLGNEEKEQLFMRAFNENLWFTSDNINKALLGICKWLNETDLKNWIDSYPELPISQSKKVGLVLAGNIPMVGFHDVLCVLMSGNMAITKLSSKDSVLMNFLRNELIKIDLEFEKLWIVVERIKDIDAVIATGSDNSARYFHQYFSKYPNIIRKNRTSVAVLSGFESKEELQELGKDIFDYYGLGCRNVTYLYLHESMSPVTILDALEVFSDVINNNKYANNYDYYRSIYLVNGDTHLASDFLLLKEGQSLFCPVANLQYSYYKDLKSLEINIQSQIENIQCIVSNTKLGIKTIPFGKSQEPELWDYADGVDTMKYLATI from the coding sequence ATGACTAAAGAAAGGTTAATTCATTCTTTTTCTCAATTGGGGAATACGCTACAAAAACTTGGAAATGAAGAAAAAGAGCAATTATTCATGCGTGCATTTAATGAAAATCTCTGGTTTACAAGCGATAATATTAACAAGGCACTATTAGGTATTTGCAAATGGCTGAATGAGACTGATCTTAAAAATTGGATTGATTCATACCCCGAATTACCAATCAGTCAAAGTAAAAAAGTGGGATTAGTCCTTGCAGGAAATATTCCAATGGTTGGATTTCACGATGTGCTTTGTGTATTAATGTCGGGTAATATGGCCATTACAAAATTAAGTTCAAAAGATTCAGTACTGATGAATTTTTTAAGAAATGAACTAATAAAGATTGACCTTGAATTTGAAAAATTATGGATTGTAGTAGAAAGAATAAAGGATATTGATGCTGTTATTGCCACCGGAAGTGATAATTCTGCACGATATTTTCATCAGTATTTTTCAAAATACCCAAATATTATTAGAAAAAACAGAACCTCCGTGGCAGTCTTATCGGGTTTTGAGAGCAAAGAAGAATTGCAGGAGCTTGGAAAAGATATTTTTGATTATTACGGTCTGGGCTGCAGAAACGTGACTTATTTGTACCTGCATGAATCAATGTCACCGGTAACAATACTTGATGCACTGGAAGTATTTTCTGATGTTATTAACAATAATAAATACGCCAACAATTATGACTATTACAGATCGATATATTTGGTTAACGGAGACACTCATCTCGCCTCAGATTTTCTTCTCTTGAAAGAGGGACAAAGTCTTTTTTGCCCGGTGGCAAATCTTCAATACAGCTATTATAAGGATTTAAAAAGTCTCGAAATAAATATTCAATCTCAGATCGAGAATATTCAATGCATTGTTTCAAATACAAAACTGGGAATCAAAACCATTCCATTTGGCAAAAGCCAGGAACCCGAATTATGGGATTATGCAGATGGAGTGGATACCATGAAATATTTAGCTACTATCTGA
- a CDS encoding 4Fe-4S dicluster domain-containing protein, translating to MAIMITDECINCGACEPECPNTAIYEGGVEWSFSGGTELKEIELEDGSNMDAGTMMEPKSDEFYYIVTDKCTECMGFHEEPQCAAVCPVDCCVDDPEARESEEELLAKKAWMHGE from the coding sequence ATGGCTATAATGATAACCGATGAATGCATCAATTGTGGCGCTTGTGAACCCGAGTGCCCAAATACTGCAATTTATGAAGGAGGTGTAGAATGGAGTTTTTCCGGCGGAACAGAACTAAAGGAAATAGAATTAGAAGATGGTAGCAATATGGATGCGGGCACAATGATGGAGCCAAAATCGGATGAATTTTACTATATCGTAACCGATAAATGTACTGAATGCATGGGATTCCATGAAGAGCCACAGTGCGCGGCTGTTTGTCCTGTAGATTGTTGTGTTGACGATCCCGAAGCAAGAGAATCGGAGGAAGAACTACTCGCCAAAAAAGCATGGATGCACGGTGAATAA